From a single Kitasatospora azatica KCTC 9699 genomic region:
- a CDS encoding pyridoxamine 5'-phosphate oxidase family protein — MTAASATARPALTPEFLAFWAERHICTLTTLRPDGTPHVVPVGATFDPETGIARVITSGGSRKARNVEAAGADGAVAALCQVDGGRWATLEGRAVLRREPAVVADAEQRYARRYRAPRANPERVVIEITVTRALGRGTSPRPAGS, encoded by the coding sequence ATGACCGCTGCCTCCGCCACCGCCCGCCCCGCGCTCACCCCCGAGTTCCTCGCCTTCTGGGCGGAGCGGCACATCTGCACCCTGACCACCCTGCGCCCCGACGGCACCCCGCACGTGGTTCCGGTCGGCGCCACCTTCGACCCCGAGACCGGGATCGCCCGGGTGATCACCAGCGGCGGCAGCCGCAAGGCGCGCAATGTCGAGGCGGCGGGCGCGGACGGCGCGGTGGCTGCGCTCTGCCAGGTGGACGGCGGGCGCTGGGCCACCCTGGAGGGCCGGGCGGTGCTGCGTCGGGAGCCGGCGGTGGTGGCCGACGCCGAGCAGCGGTACGCCCGGCGGTACCGGGCGCCGCGTGCCAACCCCGAGCGGGTGGTCATCGAGATCACCGTCACCCGCGCGCTCGGCCGCGGGACCAGCCCCCGCCCGGCCGGCTCCTGA